Proteins from a genomic interval of Deinococcus ruber:
- the infC gene encoding translation initiation factor IF-3: protein MMSIAKDHKVNEQIRVRQIRLIGAEGEQVGIIDTREAMGMAREKNLDLVMVSPQAVPPVCKLMDYGRFRFEQQQNEKETRKRARSQEVKSIKFRVKIDDNDFKTKTNHVKRFLEEGHKVKVTIMFRGRERTHPELGERILVRVAETLAEVGAPESQPSMMGMDMNMIMTPKGGPRKVARHDDDHTDEHHDEHHSDGASETPAPQQDAAPVQPVTV from the coding sequence GTGATGAGCATAGCGAAAGATCATAAAGTCAACGAGCAGATCCGGGTACGTCAGATTCGCCTTATCGGGGCGGAGGGCGAGCAGGTCGGCATCATCGACACGCGGGAAGCCATGGGCATGGCCCGCGAGAAAAACCTCGACCTGGTGATGGTCAGCCCCCAGGCGGTGCCCCCGGTCTGCAAGCTGATGGATTATGGCCGTTTCCGCTTCGAGCAGCAGCAGAACGAGAAGGAAACCCGCAAGCGTGCGCGTTCGCAGGAAGTCAAGTCGATCAAGTTCCGCGTCAAGATCGACGACAACGACTTCAAGACGAAGACCAACCACGTGAAGCGCTTTCTGGAAGAAGGCCACAAGGTCAAGGTCACGATCATGTTCCGTGGCCGCGAGCGCACGCACCCGGAACTGGGTGAACGCATCCTGGTACGGGTTGCCGAAACGCTGGCCGAAGTCGGAGCACCCGAAAGCCAGCCGAGCATGATGGGCATGGACATGAACATGATCATGACCCCCAAGGGCGGCCCCAGAAAAGTTGCCCGCCACGACGACGACCATACCGACGAACACCACGACGAGCATCACAGCGACGGAGCGAGCGAGACGCCCGCGCCGCAGCAGGATGCGGCTCCAGTCCAGCCTGTTACCGTCTGA
- a CDS encoding LON peptidase substrate-binding domain-containing protein, whose protein sequence is MSRSPIPLFPLPDLVLFPGLVLPLYIFEPRYRALLARVRQTGEPFGIVRIVESAELSDLENPKPLQERVAMFGTLAHLRDVTMHDDGTASIVVVGGERFYIEDFDTSTPYLSANVQQDPLSLPPGQEEISMALARRLLEGLLSVRPRDTQTVREHAPTDPLLLASFAATLLPLSSDQREQALGAADLLDRLEILISFLPRDERALN, encoded by the coding sequence ATGTCCCGCTCCCCTATTCCGCTCTTTCCACTGCCCGATCTGGTGCTGTTTCCGGGGCTGGTTCTGCCGCTCTATATCTTCGAGCCGCGCTACCGCGCGCTGTTGGCCCGTGTACGCCAGACAGGCGAGCCGTTCGGCATCGTGCGGATTGTCGAAAGTGCCGAACTGAGCGACCTCGAAAATCCCAAGCCCCTTCAGGAGCGCGTCGCGATGTTCGGCACGCTGGCCCATCTGCGAGATGTGACCATGCACGACGACGGCACCGCCAGCATCGTGGTGGTGGGGGGTGAGCGCTTCTATATCGAAGACTTCGACACCTCGACGCCTTATCTGAGTGCCAACGTTCAGCAGGACCCGCTGAGTCTGCCGCCCGGGCAGGAAGAAATCAGCATGGCCCTGGCACGGCGGCTGCTGGAAGGTCTGCTCAGCGTTCGTCCACGCGATACCCAGACGGTCCGCGAGCATGCTCCCACCGATCCGCTGCTGCTGGCCAGCTTTGCCGCCACTCTGCTGCCCCTCAGCAGCGATCAGCGCGAACAGGCGCTTGGGGCCGCCGACCTGCTCGACCGTCTGGAAATCCTGATCTCGTTTCTGCCCAGAGATGAGCGGGCGCTGAACTGA
- a CDS encoding glutaredoxin family protein, which produces MTQNAPAAVLKVYSTGWCPDCRAAKMALDKKGIAYQEINIEEQENAAEYVMSVNGGKRSVPTLQFGEVAASLSGFSIVKLNDFLGKAGLA; this is translated from the coding sequence ATGACTCAGAATGCCCCTGCCGCTGTCCTCAAGGTCTACTCGACGGGCTGGTGCCCCGACTGCCGCGCTGCCAAGATGGCGCTCGACAAAAAAGGCATCGCGTATCAGGAGATCAACATCGAAGAGCAGGAAAACGCCGCCGAGTACGTGATGAGCGTGAACGGCGGCAAGCGCAGCGTACCAACCCTGCAATTCGGTGAAGTGGCCGCCAGCCTCAGCGGGTTCAGCATCGTCAAGCTGAATGATTTTCTGGGTAAAGCAGGCCTGGCCTGA